One window from the genome of Hypanus sabinus isolate sHypSab1 chromosome 16, sHypSab1.hap1, whole genome shotgun sequence encodes:
- the LOC132406111 gene encoding protein S100-A1-like, translated as MLSQLETAMDTIIKVFYQYSGVEGDKYTLTNAELKNLLQGELGAFLKYQKDPNSVDGIMRDLDVNRDGQVDFQEFIHLVTAVTIACNEFFVELLKKQGKL; from the exons ATGCTATCTCAACTGGAAACCGCCATGGATACAATCATCAAAGTCTTCTACCAATACTCAGGGGTAGAGGGAGACAAGTACACGTTGACCAACGCTGAACTCAAGAACCTATTGCAAGGGGAGCTTGGAGCCTTCCTGAAG TATCAGAAAGACCCCAACTCTGTGGATGGCATCATGAGAGACCTGGACGTGAATCGTGATGGTCAGGTAGATTTCCAGGAGTTCATTCACTTGGTGACAGCCGTCACCATCGCCTGCAATGAATTCTTCGTCGAACTTCTGAAGAAACAAGGAAAGTTGTGA